From Canis lupus baileyi chromosome 16, mCanLup2.hap1, whole genome shotgun sequence, a single genomic window includes:
- the TOR2A gene encoding prosalusin isoform X3 yields the protein MAAASLGCRPWGSLLGLLGLVSAAAAAWDLTSLHCHFGAFCECDFQPDFEGLECDLAQHLAGQHLAKALVVKALKAFVQDPAPTKPLVLSLHGWTGTGKSYISSLLAHYLFRGGLHSPHVHHFSPVIHFPHASHLERYKKELKSWVQGNLTACSRSLFLFDEMDKLAPGLMEVLRPFLGSSWVVFGTNYRKAIFIFIRWLLALRHHGRAPPGRPGALSATAAAPCATLCAQRAGPAGPGAEGRGHPGCAGQHHLLPRERAALFLQWLQDRGFQNCLLSLTLHMASLPSSAWPGCAGKPGASLVGTLFLTLLGSKTQSPKRR from the exons ATGGCGGCTGCGAGTCTCGGCTGCAGGCCCTGGGGCTCGCTCCTCGGGTTGCTGGGGCTGGTGtcggccgcggccgccgcctgGGATCTGACTTCGCTGCATTGCCACTTCGGCGCCTTCTGCGAATGTGACTTCCAGCCCGACTTTGAGG GTCTGGAGTGTGACCTGGCCCAGCACCTGGCCGGCCAGCACTTGGCCAAGGCACTGGTAGTGAAGGCACTGAAGGCCTTCGTGCAGGACCCAGCACCTACCAAGCCACTGGTCCTCTCCCTGCATGGCTGGACAGGCACCGGCAAGTCCTATATCAGCTCCCTGCTGGCTCACTACCTCTTCCGGGGTGGCCTCCACAGCCCCCACGTTCACCACTTCTCCCCCGTCATCCACTTCCCTCACGCCAGCCACCTGGAGCGCTACAAG AAGGAGCTTAAGAGCTGGGTCCAGGGGAACCTCACAGCCTGCAGCCGTTCCCTGTTCCTCTTTGACGAGATGGACAAGCTGGCCCCAGGCCTGATGGAAGTCCTGCGACCTTTCCTGGGCTCCTCCTGGGTTGTGTTCGGGACCAACTATCGCAAAGCTATCTTCATCTTCATCAG ATGGCTTCTGGCGCTCCGGCATCATGGAAGAGCACCTCCTGGACGTCCTGGTGCCCTTTCTGCCACTGCAGCGGCACCATGTGCGACACTGTGTGCTCAACGAGCTGGCCCAGCTGGGCCTGGAGCCGAGGGAAGAGGTCATCCAGGCTGTGCTGGACAGCACCACCTTCTTCCCCGAGAAAGAGCAGCTCTTTTCCTCCAATGGCTGCAAGACCGTGGCTTCCAGAATTGccttctttctctgactctccATATGGCGTCCTTGCCCTCCTCTGCCTGGCCAGGCTGTGCAGGAAAGCCAGGGGCCTCCTTGGTAGGGACCCTTTTCCTGACCCTCTTGGGGAGCAAGACCCAGAGCCCAAAGCGAAGATGA
- the TOR2A gene encoding prosalusin isoform X2 yields the protein MDKLAPGLMEVLRPFLGSSWVVFGTNYRKAIFIFISNTGGEQINQVVLEAWRSRRDREEIRLQELELVISQAVLDNPHHGFWRSGIMEEHLLDVLVPFLPLQRHHVRHCVLNELAQLGLEPREEVIQAVLDSTTFFPEKEQLFSSNGCKTVASRIAFFL from the exons ATGGACAAGCTGGCCCCAGGCCTGATGGAAGTCCTGCGACCTTTCCTGGGCTCCTCCTGGGTTGTGTTCGGGACCAACTATCGCAAAGCTATCTTCATCTTCATCAG CAACACTGGCGGTGAGCAGATCAACCAGGTGGTACTGGAGGCGTGGCGCAGCCGCCGGGATCGGGAGGAGATCCGCCTGCAGGAGCTGGAGCTGGTCATTTCCCAGGCTGTGCTGGACAACCCACACC ATGGCTTCTGGCGCTCCGGCATCATGGAAGAGCACCTCCTGGACGTCCTGGTGCCCTTTCTGCCACTGCAGCGGCACCATGTGCGACACTGTGTGCTCAACGAGCTGGCCCAGCTGGGCCTGGAGCCGAGGGAAGAGGTCATCCAGGCTGTGCTGGACAGCACCACCTTCTTCCCCGAGAAAGAGCAGCTCTTTTCCTCCAATGGCTGCAAGACCGTGGCTTCCAGAATTGccttctttctctga
- the TOR2A gene encoding prosalusin isoform X1: protein MAAASLGCRPWGSLLGLLGLVSAAAAAWDLTSLHCHFGAFCECDFQPDFEGLECDLAQHLAGQHLAKALVVKALKAFVQDPAPTKPLVLSLHGWTGTGKSYISSLLAHYLFRGGLHSPHVHHFSPVIHFPHASHLERYKKELKSWVQGNLTACSRSLFLFDEMDKLAPGLMEVLRPFLGSSWVVFGTNYRKAIFIFISNTGGEQINQVVLEAWRSRRDREEIRLQELELVISQAVLDNPHHGFWRSGIMEEHLLDVLVPFLPLQRHHVRHCVLNELAQLGLEPREEVIQAVLDSTTFFPEKEQLFSSNGCKTVASRIAFFL from the exons ATGGCGGCTGCGAGTCTCGGCTGCAGGCCCTGGGGCTCGCTCCTCGGGTTGCTGGGGCTGGTGtcggccgcggccgccgcctgGGATCTGACTTCGCTGCATTGCCACTTCGGCGCCTTCTGCGAATGTGACTTCCAGCCCGACTTTGAGG GTCTGGAGTGTGACCTGGCCCAGCACCTGGCCGGCCAGCACTTGGCCAAGGCACTGGTAGTGAAGGCACTGAAGGCCTTCGTGCAGGACCCAGCACCTACCAAGCCACTGGTCCTCTCCCTGCATGGCTGGACAGGCACCGGCAAGTCCTATATCAGCTCCCTGCTGGCTCACTACCTCTTCCGGGGTGGCCTCCACAGCCCCCACGTTCACCACTTCTCCCCCGTCATCCACTTCCCTCACGCCAGCCACCTGGAGCGCTACAAG AAGGAGCTTAAGAGCTGGGTCCAGGGGAACCTCACAGCCTGCAGCCGTTCCCTGTTCCTCTTTGACGAGATGGACAAGCTGGCCCCAGGCCTGATGGAAGTCCTGCGACCTTTCCTGGGCTCCTCCTGGGTTGTGTTCGGGACCAACTATCGCAAAGCTATCTTCATCTTCATCAG CAACACTGGCGGTGAGCAGATCAACCAGGTGGTACTGGAGGCGTGGCGCAGCCGCCGGGATCGGGAGGAGATCCGCCTGCAGGAGCTGGAGCTGGTCATTTCCCAGGCTGTGCTGGACAACCCACACC ATGGCTTCTGGCGCTCCGGCATCATGGAAGAGCACCTCCTGGACGTCCTGGTGCCCTTTCTGCCACTGCAGCGGCACCATGTGCGACACTGTGTGCTCAACGAGCTGGCCCAGCTGGGCCTGGAGCCGAGGGAAGAGGTCATCCAGGCTGTGCTGGACAGCACCACCTTCTTCCCCGAGAAAGAGCAGCTCTTTTCCTCCAATGGCTGCAAGACCGTGGCTTCCAGAATTGccttctttctctga
- the SH2D3C gene encoding SH2 domain-containing protein 3C isoform X4, translating to MTERCSLWSALSAAACCFYRGSFVQVQFSKEKYILDSSPEKLHKELEEELKLSSTDLRSHAWYHGRIPREVSETLVQRNGDFLIRDSLTSLGDYVLTCRWRNQALHFKINKVVVKAGESYTHIQYLFEQESFDHVPALVRYHVGSRKAVSEQSGAIIYCPVNRTFPLRYLEACYGLGQGSSKAASPASPSGPKGGHMKRRSVTMTDGLTADKVTRSSDGCPASTSLPHPRESIRNCALSMDQIPDLHSPMSPISESPSSPAYSTVTRVHATSAAPSATALPASPVTRRSSEPQLCPGSTPKPPGESDKGPYASPSHTLCKASPSPSLSSYSDPDSGHYCQLQPPVRGSREWAMAEASGRQARSYGERLKELSENGASEGDWGRAFTAPVVEATSSFNPATFQSLLIPKDNRPLEVGLLRKVKELLAEVDARTLARHVTKVDCLVARILGVTKEMQTLMGVRWGMELLTLPHGRQLRLDLLERFHTMSIMLAVDILGCTGSAEERAALLHKTIQLAAELRGTMGNMFSFAAVMGALDMAQIARLEQTWVTLRQRYTEGAILYEKKLKPFLKSLNEGKEGPPLSNTTFPHVLPLITLLECDSAPAEGPEPWGSTEHGVEVVLAHLEAARTVAHHGGLYHTNAEVKLQGFQARPELLEVFSTEFQMRLLWGSQGASSNQARRYEKFDKVLTALSHKLEPAVRSSEL from the exons ATGACCGAGCGGTGCAGCCTGTGGAGCGCCCTCTCGGCCGCCGCCTGCTGCTTCTACCGCGGCTCCTTcgtgcaggtgcag TTCTCCAAGGAGAAGTACATCCTGGATTCCTCGCCTGAGAAACTGCACAAGGAGTTGGAAGAGGAACTCAAACTCAGTAGCACAGACCTCCGCAGCCATGCCTGGTACCACGGCCGCATCCCCCGCGAG GTGTCAGAGACCCTGGTGCAGCGCAACGGTGACTTCCTCATCCGGGACTCTCTCACCAGCCTGGGTGACTATGTGCTCACATGCCGCTGGCGCAACCAGGCCTTGCACTTCAAAATCAACAAGGTAGTGGTGAAGGCCGGTGAGAGCTACACCCACATCCAGTACCTGTTTGAGCAGGAGAGCTTCGACCACGTGCCTGCCCTTGTGCGCTATCACGTGGGCAGCCGCAAGGCCGTGTCGGAGCAGAGCGGAGCCATCATCTACTGCCCTGTCAACCGCACCTTCCCGCTGCGCTACCTGGAGGCCTGCTATGGCCTGGGCCAGGGCAGCAGCAAGGCCGCCAGCCCCGCCAGCCCCTCGGGCCCCAAGGGCGGCCACATGAAGCGGCGCAGCGTCACCATGACCGACGGGCTCACCGCCGACAAGGTCACCCGCAGCAGCGATGGCTGCCCTGCCAG CACATCACTGCCTCACCCCCGGGAATCTATCCGCAACTGTGCCCTCAGCATGGACCAGATCCCAGACCTGCACTCACCCATGTCACCCATCTCTGAGAGTCCCAGCTCCCCCGCCTACAGTACTG TGACCCGTGTCCACGCCACCTCTGCAGCTCCCTCAGCCACAGCGCTGCCTGCCTCCCCCGTCACCCGCCGCTCCAGTGAACCCCAGCTGTGTCCCGGAAGTACCCCAAAGCCGCCTGGGGAGTCGGACAAGGGTCCTTATGCCAGCCCCTCCCACACGCTCTGCAAGGCCTCCCCATCGCCATCACTCAGCAGCTACAGTGACCCGGACTCTGGCCATTACTGCCAGCTCCAGCCTCCTGTTCGTGGCAGCCGAGAGTGGGCAATGGCTGAGGCCTCTGGCCGGCAGGCCAGAAGCTATGGAGAGAGGTTAAAGGAACTGTCAGAGAATGGGGCGTCAGAGGGGGACTGGGGCAGGGCCTTCACAGCCCCCGTTGTGGAAGCCACCTCTTCCTTCAACCCAGCCACCTTCCAGTCACTACTGATCCCCAAGGATAACCGGCCACTGGAGGTGGGCCTCCTGCGCAAGGTCAAGGAGCTGCTAGCAGAGGTGGATGCCCGGACGCTGGCCCGGCACGTCACCAAGGTTGACTGTCTG GTTGCTAGGATACTGGGCGTTACCAAGGAGATGCAGACCCTAATGGGAGTCCGCTGGGGCATGGAGCTGCTCACCCTCCCCCATGGCCGGCAGCTACGACTAGACCTGCTGGAAAG GTTCCACACCATGTCCATCATGCTGGCCGTGGACATCCTGGGCTGCACGGGCTCCGCCGAGGAGCGGGCAGCGCTTCTGCACAAGACCATCCAGCTGGCAGCTGAACTTCGGGGGACGATGGGCAACATGTTCAGCTTCGCTGCGGTCATGGGCGCCCTGGATATGGCCCAG ATTGCCCGGCTGGAGCAGACATGGGTCACGCTTCGGCAGCGATACACGGAGGGTGCCATCCTCTATGAGAAGAAGCTCAAGCCATTTCTGAAGAGCCTCAACGAGGGCAAAG aAGGCCCGCCGCTGAGCAACACCACGTTCCCCCATGTGCTGCCACTCATCACTCTGCTGGAGTGTGACTCAGCCCCTGCCGAGGGCCCTGAGCCCTGGGGCAGCACAGAACACGGCGTAGAGGTGGTGCTGGCCCACCTGGAGGCTGCCCGCACGGTGGCGCACCATGGAGGCCTGTATCACACCAACGCTGAGGTCAAGCTGCAAG GGTTCCAGGCCCGGCCAGAGCTTCTGGAGGTGTTCAGCACAGAGTTCCAGATGCGCCTCCTCTGGGGCAGCCAGGGCGCCAGCAGCAACCAGGCCCGGCGCTATGAGAAGTTTGACAAGGTTCTCACAGCCCTGTCCCACAAACTGGAGCCTGCTGTCCGCTCCAGCGAGCTGTGA
- the SH2D3C gene encoding SH2 domain-containing protein 3C isoform X3: MTAVGRRCPALGPRGVAGEPEAGGDYVKFSKEKYILDSSPEKLHKELEEELKLSSTDLRSHAWYHGRIPREVSETLVQRNGDFLIRDSLTSLGDYVLTCRWRNQALHFKINKVVVKAGESYTHIQYLFEQESFDHVPALVRYHVGSRKAVSEQSGAIIYCPVNRTFPLRYLEACYGLGQGSSKAASPASPSGPKGGHMKRRSVTMTDGLTADKVTRSSDGCPASTSLPHPRESIRNCALSMDQIPDLHSPMSPISESPSSPAYSTVTRVHATSAAPSATALPASPVTRRSSEPQLCPGSTPKPPGESDKGPYASPSHTLCKASPSPSLSSYSDPDSGHYCQLQPPVRGSREWAMAEASGRQARSYGERLKELSENGASEGDWGRAFTAPVVEATSSFNPATFQSLLIPKDNRPLEVGLLRKVKELLAEVDARTLARHVTKVDCLVARILGVTKEMQTLMGVRWGMELLTLPHGRQLRLDLLERFHTMSIMLAVDILGCTGSAEERAALLHKTIQLAAELRGTMGNMFSFAAVMGALDMAQIARLEQTWVTLRQRYTEGAILYEKKLKPFLKSLNEGKEGPPLSNTTFPHVLPLITLLECDSAPAEGPEPWGSTEHGVEVVLAHLEAARTVAHHGGLYHTNAEVKLQGFQARPELLEVFSTEFQMRLLWGSQGASSNQARRYEKFDKVLTALSHKLEPAVRSSEL; encoded by the exons GGTTGCTGGAGAGCCAGAGGCTGGCGGGGACTACGTGAAG TTCTCCAAGGAGAAGTACATCCTGGATTCCTCGCCTGAGAAACTGCACAAGGAGTTGGAAGAGGAACTCAAACTCAGTAGCACAGACCTCCGCAGCCATGCCTGGTACCACGGCCGCATCCCCCGCGAG GTGTCAGAGACCCTGGTGCAGCGCAACGGTGACTTCCTCATCCGGGACTCTCTCACCAGCCTGGGTGACTATGTGCTCACATGCCGCTGGCGCAACCAGGCCTTGCACTTCAAAATCAACAAGGTAGTGGTGAAGGCCGGTGAGAGCTACACCCACATCCAGTACCTGTTTGAGCAGGAGAGCTTCGACCACGTGCCTGCCCTTGTGCGCTATCACGTGGGCAGCCGCAAGGCCGTGTCGGAGCAGAGCGGAGCCATCATCTACTGCCCTGTCAACCGCACCTTCCCGCTGCGCTACCTGGAGGCCTGCTATGGCCTGGGCCAGGGCAGCAGCAAGGCCGCCAGCCCCGCCAGCCCCTCGGGCCCCAAGGGCGGCCACATGAAGCGGCGCAGCGTCACCATGACCGACGGGCTCACCGCCGACAAGGTCACCCGCAGCAGCGATGGCTGCCCTGCCAG CACATCACTGCCTCACCCCCGGGAATCTATCCGCAACTGTGCCCTCAGCATGGACCAGATCCCAGACCTGCACTCACCCATGTCACCCATCTCTGAGAGTCCCAGCTCCCCCGCCTACAGTACTG TGACCCGTGTCCACGCCACCTCTGCAGCTCCCTCAGCCACAGCGCTGCCTGCCTCCCCCGTCACCCGCCGCTCCAGTGAACCCCAGCTGTGTCCCGGAAGTACCCCAAAGCCGCCTGGGGAGTCGGACAAGGGTCCTTATGCCAGCCCCTCCCACACGCTCTGCAAGGCCTCCCCATCGCCATCACTCAGCAGCTACAGTGACCCGGACTCTGGCCATTACTGCCAGCTCCAGCCTCCTGTTCGTGGCAGCCGAGAGTGGGCAATGGCTGAGGCCTCTGGCCGGCAGGCCAGAAGCTATGGAGAGAGGTTAAAGGAACTGTCAGAGAATGGGGCGTCAGAGGGGGACTGGGGCAGGGCCTTCACAGCCCCCGTTGTGGAAGCCACCTCTTCCTTCAACCCAGCCACCTTCCAGTCACTACTGATCCCCAAGGATAACCGGCCACTGGAGGTGGGCCTCCTGCGCAAGGTCAAGGAGCTGCTAGCAGAGGTGGATGCCCGGACGCTGGCCCGGCACGTCACCAAGGTTGACTGTCTG GTTGCTAGGATACTGGGCGTTACCAAGGAGATGCAGACCCTAATGGGAGTCCGCTGGGGCATGGAGCTGCTCACCCTCCCCCATGGCCGGCAGCTACGACTAGACCTGCTGGAAAG GTTCCACACCATGTCCATCATGCTGGCCGTGGACATCCTGGGCTGCACGGGCTCCGCCGAGGAGCGGGCAGCGCTTCTGCACAAGACCATCCAGCTGGCAGCTGAACTTCGGGGGACGATGGGCAACATGTTCAGCTTCGCTGCGGTCATGGGCGCCCTGGATATGGCCCAG ATTGCCCGGCTGGAGCAGACATGGGTCACGCTTCGGCAGCGATACACGGAGGGTGCCATCCTCTATGAGAAGAAGCTCAAGCCATTTCTGAAGAGCCTCAACGAGGGCAAAG aAGGCCCGCCGCTGAGCAACACCACGTTCCCCCATGTGCTGCCACTCATCACTCTGCTGGAGTGTGACTCAGCCCCTGCCGAGGGCCCTGAGCCCTGGGGCAGCACAGAACACGGCGTAGAGGTGGTGCTGGCCCACCTGGAGGCTGCCCGCACGGTGGCGCACCATGGAGGCCTGTATCACACCAACGCTGAGGTCAAGCTGCAAG GGTTCCAGGCCCGGCCAGAGCTTCTGGAGGTGTTCAGCACAGAGTTCCAGATGCGCCTCCTCTGGGGCAGCCAGGGCGCCAGCAGCAACCAGGCCCGGCGCTATGAGAAGTTTGACAAGGTTCTCACAGCCCTGTCCCACAAACTGGAGCCTGCTGTCCGCTCCAGCGAGCTGTGA
- the SH2D3C gene encoding SH2 domain-containing protein 3C isoform X2, which translates to MHLLSTYFMPGNLTSINSAKARKSSVRSAQFSKEKYILDSSPEKLHKELEEELKLSSTDLRSHAWYHGRIPREVSETLVQRNGDFLIRDSLTSLGDYVLTCRWRNQALHFKINKVVVKAGESYTHIQYLFEQESFDHVPALVRYHVGSRKAVSEQSGAIIYCPVNRTFPLRYLEACYGLGQGSSKAASPASPSGPKGGHMKRRSVTMTDGLTADKVTRSSDGCPASTSLPHPRESIRNCALSMDQIPDLHSPMSPISESPSSPAYSTVTRVHATSAAPSATALPASPVTRRSSEPQLCPGSTPKPPGESDKGPYASPSHTLCKASPSPSLSSYSDPDSGHYCQLQPPVRGSREWAMAEASGRQARSYGERLKELSENGASEGDWGRAFTAPVVEATSSFNPATFQSLLIPKDNRPLEVGLLRKVKELLAEVDARTLARHVTKVDCLVARILGVTKEMQTLMGVRWGMELLTLPHGRQLRLDLLERFHTMSIMLAVDILGCTGSAEERAALLHKTIQLAAELRGTMGNMFSFAAVMGALDMAQIARLEQTWVTLRQRYTEGAILYEKKLKPFLKSLNEGKEGPPLSNTTFPHVLPLITLLECDSAPAEGPEPWGSTEHGVEVVLAHLEAARTVAHHGGLYHTNAEVKLQGFQARPELLEVFSTEFQMRLLWGSQGASSNQARRYEKFDKVLTALSHKLEPAVRSSEL; encoded by the exons atgcatttattgagcacttactttaTGCCTGGCAACTTAACATCCATCAACTCAGCCAAGGCTCGGAAGAGTTCTGTGAGGTCAGCACAG TTCTCCAAGGAGAAGTACATCCTGGATTCCTCGCCTGAGAAACTGCACAAGGAGTTGGAAGAGGAACTCAAACTCAGTAGCACAGACCTCCGCAGCCATGCCTGGTACCACGGCCGCATCCCCCGCGAG GTGTCAGAGACCCTGGTGCAGCGCAACGGTGACTTCCTCATCCGGGACTCTCTCACCAGCCTGGGTGACTATGTGCTCACATGCCGCTGGCGCAACCAGGCCTTGCACTTCAAAATCAACAAGGTAGTGGTGAAGGCCGGTGAGAGCTACACCCACATCCAGTACCTGTTTGAGCAGGAGAGCTTCGACCACGTGCCTGCCCTTGTGCGCTATCACGTGGGCAGCCGCAAGGCCGTGTCGGAGCAGAGCGGAGCCATCATCTACTGCCCTGTCAACCGCACCTTCCCGCTGCGCTACCTGGAGGCCTGCTATGGCCTGGGCCAGGGCAGCAGCAAGGCCGCCAGCCCCGCCAGCCCCTCGGGCCCCAAGGGCGGCCACATGAAGCGGCGCAGCGTCACCATGACCGACGGGCTCACCGCCGACAAGGTCACCCGCAGCAGCGATGGCTGCCCTGCCAG CACATCACTGCCTCACCCCCGGGAATCTATCCGCAACTGTGCCCTCAGCATGGACCAGATCCCAGACCTGCACTCACCCATGTCACCCATCTCTGAGAGTCCCAGCTCCCCCGCCTACAGTACTG TGACCCGTGTCCACGCCACCTCTGCAGCTCCCTCAGCCACAGCGCTGCCTGCCTCCCCCGTCACCCGCCGCTCCAGTGAACCCCAGCTGTGTCCCGGAAGTACCCCAAAGCCGCCTGGGGAGTCGGACAAGGGTCCTTATGCCAGCCCCTCCCACACGCTCTGCAAGGCCTCCCCATCGCCATCACTCAGCAGCTACAGTGACCCGGACTCTGGCCATTACTGCCAGCTCCAGCCTCCTGTTCGTGGCAGCCGAGAGTGGGCAATGGCTGAGGCCTCTGGCCGGCAGGCCAGAAGCTATGGAGAGAGGTTAAAGGAACTGTCAGAGAATGGGGCGTCAGAGGGGGACTGGGGCAGGGCCTTCACAGCCCCCGTTGTGGAAGCCACCTCTTCCTTCAACCCAGCCACCTTCCAGTCACTACTGATCCCCAAGGATAACCGGCCACTGGAGGTGGGCCTCCTGCGCAAGGTCAAGGAGCTGCTAGCAGAGGTGGATGCCCGGACGCTGGCCCGGCACGTCACCAAGGTTGACTGTCTG GTTGCTAGGATACTGGGCGTTACCAAGGAGATGCAGACCCTAATGGGAGTCCGCTGGGGCATGGAGCTGCTCACCCTCCCCCATGGCCGGCAGCTACGACTAGACCTGCTGGAAAG GTTCCACACCATGTCCATCATGCTGGCCGTGGACATCCTGGGCTGCACGGGCTCCGCCGAGGAGCGGGCAGCGCTTCTGCACAAGACCATCCAGCTGGCAGCTGAACTTCGGGGGACGATGGGCAACATGTTCAGCTTCGCTGCGGTCATGGGCGCCCTGGATATGGCCCAG ATTGCCCGGCTGGAGCAGACATGGGTCACGCTTCGGCAGCGATACACGGAGGGTGCCATCCTCTATGAGAAGAAGCTCAAGCCATTTCTGAAGAGCCTCAACGAGGGCAAAG aAGGCCCGCCGCTGAGCAACACCACGTTCCCCCATGTGCTGCCACTCATCACTCTGCTGGAGTGTGACTCAGCCCCTGCCGAGGGCCCTGAGCCCTGGGGCAGCACAGAACACGGCGTAGAGGTGGTGCTGGCCCACCTGGAGGCTGCCCGCACGGTGGCGCACCATGGAGGCCTGTATCACACCAACGCTGAGGTCAAGCTGCAAG GGTTCCAGGCCCGGCCAGAGCTTCTGGAGGTGTTCAGCACAGAGTTCCAGATGCGCCTCCTCTGGGGCAGCCAGGGCGCCAGCAGCAACCAGGCCCGGCGCTATGAGAAGTTTGACAAGGTTCTCACAGCCCTGTCCCACAAACTGGAGCCTGCTGTCCGCTCCAGCGAGCTGTGA